The proteins below come from a single Rosa rugosa chromosome 2, drRosRugo1.1, whole genome shotgun sequence genomic window:
- the LOC133732883 gene encoding berberine bridge enzyme-like 17 — translation MKQTLMKLPSSLAVVLFILSTLWLSTTSNSILENFLKCLPEQTHSNYSISEAIYTSQNATFESVLLSYIRNGRYLTPTTPKPLAIVTAKHESHVQATVICAKRHGLQIRIRSGGHDYEGLSYVSHVPFVILDMFHLRAIHVDVADESAWVESGAIVGELYYEIAKNSKVHGFSAAAGPTVGVGGHFSGGGYGVMMRKYGLTVDNIEDAKLVNVNGTVLDRKSMGEDLFWAIRGGGGGASFGVILSWKIKLLPVPAKVTVFNIGRTLEQGATDVLYRWQHVAPKLPKEIFIRAMPQVLNTSLGNKTVEVSFIGFFLGQSDELLSLINRSLPELGLQKTDCYEMSWVESTVFWANYPVGTSIDVLLERPKGPTDNFKGKSDYVKEPIPKQDIEIILKELLKIENSWMQWNPYGGRMSEISESETPFPHRAGNLFLIQYSSSWEEEGIEATNKYLSLSRKFYKIMTPFVSKRPREAFQNYRDLDIGANLDNQTIFNIARVYGSKYFEGNFERLVHVKTEVDPQNFFKHEQSIPPLAQYHLV, via the coding sequence ATGAAACAAACACTAATGAAGTTGCCGAGTTCTTTAGCAGTCGTTCTCTTCATTCTCTCAACCCTTTGGCTCTCAACTACTTCAAATTCCATTCTCGAAAACTTCCTCAAATGCCTTCCAGAACAAACTCACTCCAACTACTCCATCTCTGAAGCCATTTACACCAGCCAAAATGCCACTTTTGAATCCGTTCTGCTGTCATACATCAGAAACGGCAGATATTTAACCCCTACAACTCCGAAACCATTGGCTATTGTAACAGCCAAGCATGAATCCCACGTGCAAGCAACTGTGATCTGTGCAAAGCGGCACGGCTTGCAGATTAGAATCCGAAGTGGAGGCCACGATTACGAGGGTCTATCTTACGTGTCACATGTCCCCTTTGTTATTCTTGACATGTTTCATCTCCGCGCCATTCATGTTGATGTGGCGGATGAGAGTGCTTGGGTTGAGTCTGGGGCTATTGTTGGTGAGCTTTACTACGAAATCGCAAAGAACAGTAAAGTTCATGGGTTTTCAGCTGCAGCTGGTCCAACTGTCGGTGTTGGTGGTCACTTTAGTGGCGGTGGGTATGGTGTCATGATGAGAAAATATGGGCTCACCGTGGATAACATTGAAGATGCTAAACTAGTTAATGTGAATGGTACAGTTCTTGATAGAAAGTCTATGGGAGAAGATCTTTTTTGGGCCAttagaggtggtggtggtggagcaaGCTTTGGAGTCATTTTGTCATGGAAAATAAAGCTGCTTCCAGTGCCAGCCAAAGTGACTGTATTCAACATCGGAAGGACCCTTGAGCAAGGCGCTACAGATGTTCTTTACCGGTGGCAACACGTCGCACCTAAGCTACCTAAAGAAATCTTCATCAGAGCAATGCCTCAAGTGTTGAATACTAGTTTGGGTAACAAGACTGTGGAAGTGTCATTCATTGGTTTCTTCTTGGGACAAAGTGATGAGCTTCTTTCATTGATAAATAGGAGTCTTCCTGAATTGGGTTTGCAGAAAACAGATTGCTATGAAATGAGTTGGGTAGAATCTACGGTATTTTGGGCTAATTACCCAGTTGGAACTTCCATAGACGTTCTACTTGAAAGGCCCAAGGGGCCAACAGACAACTTCAAAGGCAAGTCTGACTATGTGAAAGAACCAATTCCAAAACAAGACATAGAAATCATATTGAAGGAGCTACTTAAGATAGAAAACTCGTGGATGCAATGGAACCCTTACGGTGGAAGAATGAGTGAGATTTCTGAGTCGGAAACTCCCTTCCCTCACAGAGCCGGAAACCTGTTTTTGATTCAATACTCTTCGTCGTGGGAGGAAGAAGGGATTGAGGCCACCAACAAGTACCTTAGCTTATctagaaaattttacaaaataATGACTCCATTTGTATCCAAGAGACCAAGAGAGGCCTTCCAAAACTACAGGGATCTTGACATTGGGGCCAATTTGGATAATCAGACCATCTTTAATATTGCTAGAGTCTATGGAAGCAAATACTTTGAAGGTAATTTTGAAAGGCTGGTACATGTGAAGACCGAGGTTGATCCCCAAAACTTTTTCAAGCATGAACAAAGTATTCCACCTCTTGCCCAGTATCATTTAGTTTAA
- the LOC133732742 gene encoding berberine bridge enzyme-like 17, with protein MKKTLMKLPSSVAVVLFILSTLWFSESWATTSNPILENFLKCLPEQSHSNYSISEAIYTCQNATFESVLLAYIRNSRYYTPTTPKPWVIVTAKHESHVQATVICAKRHGLQIRIRSGGHDYEGLSYVSYVPFVILDMFNLRAIHIDIADESAWVESGAIVGELYYEIAKKSKVHGFPAATGPTVGVGGHFSGAGYGVMLRKYGLTVDNIEDAKLVNVNGTILDRKSMGEDLFWAIRGGGGASFGVILSWKIKLLPVPAKVTVFNIGRTLEQGATDVLYRWQHVAPNLPKEVFIRAMPQVLSTSLRNKTLEVSFIGFFLGQSDELLSLINESLPELALQKTDCFEMSWVESTVFWDDHPVGTSIDVLLERPRGPDHSMKGKSDYVKEPIPKQDIEYILKELLKMENSWMQWSPYGGRMSEISEWATPFPHRAGNLFMIQYSWSWEEEGIEATNKYLSLSRNFHKIMTPFVSKRPREAFQNYRDLDIGANLDNQTIFNIARVYGSKYFEGNFERLVRVKTEVDLQNFFKHEQSIPPLPQYYLVQWY; from the coding sequence atgaaaaaaacacTAATGAAGTTACCAAGTTCTGTAGCAGTAGTACTCTTCATTCTCTCAACCCTTTGGTTCTCAGAATCATGGGCAACTACTTCAAATCCCATTCTCGAAAACTTCCTCAAATGCCTTCCAGAACAATCTCACTCCAACTACTCCATCTCTGAAGCCATTTACACCTGCCAAAATGCTACTTTTGAATCCGTTCTGCTGGCATACATCAGAAACAGCAGATATTACACCCCTACAACTCCGAAACCATGGGTTATTGTAACAGCCAAGCATGAATCCCATGTGCAAGCAACTGTGATCTGCGCAAAGCGGCATGGTTTGCAGATTAGAATCCGAAGTGGTGGCCATGATTACGAGGGTCTATCGTACGTGTCATATGTCCCCTTTGTTATTCTTGACATGTTTAACCTCCGCGCCATTCATATTGATATCGCAGATGAGAGTGCTTGGGTTGAGTCTGGGGCTATTGTAGGTGAACTTTACTATGAAATTGCAAAGAAAAGTAAAGTTCATGGCTTTCCAGCTGCAACTGGTCCAACTGTTGGTGTTGGTGGTCATTTTAGTGGTGCAGGGTATGGTGTCATGCTGAGAAAATATGGGCTCACAGTGGATAACATTGAAGATGCTAAACTAGTTAATGTGAATGGTACAATTCTTGACAGAAAGTCTATGGGAGAAGATCTTTTTTGGGCCATTAGAGGAGGTGGTGGAGCAAGCTTTGGAGTCATTTTGTCATGGAAAATAAAGCTACTTCCAGTGCCAGCCAAGGTGACTGTATTCAACATCGGAAGGACCCTTGAGCAAGGCGCTACAGATGTTCTTTACCGGTGGCAACATGTGGCGCCTAATCTACCTAAAGAAGTCTTCATCAGAGCAATGCCTCAAGTGTTGAGTACTAGTTTGCGTAACAAGACTTTGGAAGTGTCATTCATTGGTTTCTTCTTGGGACAAAGTGATGAGCTTCTTTCACTGATAAATGAGAGTCTTCCTGAATTGGCTTTGCAGAAAACAGATTGCTTTGAAATGAGTTGGGTAGAATCTACGGTATTTTGGGATGATCACCCAGTTGGAACTTCCATAGATGTTCTACTCGAAAGGCCCAGGGGGCCAGACCACAGCATGAAAGGTAAGTCTGACTACGTGAAAGAACCAATTCCAAAACAAGACATAGAATACATATTGAAGGAGCTACTTAAGATGGAGAACTCTTGGATGCAATGGAGCCCTTATGGTGGAAGAATGAGTGAGATTTCCGAGTGGGCAACTCCCTTCCCTCACCGAGCCGGAAACCTGTTCATGATTCAATATTCTTGGTCGTGGGAAGAAGAAGGGATTGAGGCCACAAACAAGTACCTTAGCTTATCTAGAAATTTTCACAAAATAATGACTCCATTTGTGTCCAAGCGACCAAGAGAGGCCTTCCAAAACTATAGGGATCTTGACATTGGGGCCAATTTGGATAATCAGACCATCTTTAACATTGCTAGAGTCTATGGAAGCAAATACTTTGAAGGTAATTTTGAAAGGCTGGTACGTGTGAAGACCGAGGTTGATCTCCAAAACTTTTTCAAGCATGAACAAAGTATCCCACCTCTTCCTCAGTATTACTTGGTCCAATGGTATTAA